AGGCTGGCGTCCGGAACGGCGAGCGTGGTCATGCGGGGGAGATTGGCGATGGGTTCGCCTCGTTCCCGCTCGGGGTGTCGCTGGCAGCGTCAGGCAGCGACGGCTCTGGAGGCAGCACGAGCCAGGCGGTGATGGCCACGCACACGGTGAGCGCGCCGATGCCGAGCAGCATCGGACGCGCGCCCACGCGGTCGATGAAGGCCGACACGATGGCCACCCCCGCGGGCACCGCCACGTTCACCACCGCGAAGAGGGTGGCGAACACGCGCCCCTGCAGCCGAGGCGGCGTGCTGCGCTGCACCAGGGTCAGTATCACGGCATTGCCCGGAGCCACGGCAAATCCCGCGACGGCGGCGGCCATCGATGCCAGCACGAGGGTTGGCGCCAGGCCCACGCCGGCGAAGGCCAGGCCCACGATGAGCATGCCGCCGTAGATGATCACGGCGTCGCTGAAGAGGCGGGTCAGCGCCTGGGCCGCCATCGACCCCAGCAGCATGCCGCCACCCAGGCCGCCCATGAGCCATCCGAATCCCACTGATCCGGCGTGCAGATCTCGGTCGGCGAGCACGGGGAAGATGACCGAGTACGGCCCCACGAGCAGGTTCACCGCCGTCGCTGTCAGACAGACGACGAGAATGAACCGGTTGGCGCGCAGAAAGGTGAGCCCCTCAATGGCCTCGCGAAGCACGCCTCCGTCTGCCTCGGGGCCGCGGGCCGCGGGTCGCCAGGCCAGAAGGCTGAGCGCCAGGGCCGAGACGCCGAAGCCCACCACGTCGATCCACAGCGCGTACACGGGCGACGGAGTCACCGCGATGAGCAGACCCGCCAGCACCGGGCCGGCGAGTGACGAGATCTGCGACGTCATCTCGGCGTAGGCATTGGCTTCGGTGAGCAGCGCCTCGGGCACGAGCTCCGGAATCACGGTCTTCTCCGAGGCGTAGAACACCAGGGTAAGCGTCGAGACGGCGAATGTCACGCCGTAGACCAGCGCCATGGGCATGCGCCCCTCGGAAAACGCGAGGGGAAGCGCGGCCACGAGCAGGCCGCGCGCGAGGCTGCAAGCGATCATGAGCCTGCGGCGGTCGAAGCGATCGACCGCCAGGCCGGCGACCCATCCGAACAGGGCGTTGGGGAGCACCTGGGCGAGGTAGACGCCGCCCATGGCGATGCTCGAGCCGGTGGCTTGCAGAACCATCCAGGCCAGGGCGATGTAGTTGAACTGGTTGCCCAGCTGTGAGACGGTCTGACCGAACCAGAGAAGGCGGAAATCGCGATGACGCAGCACCATGGTGGCGCTGGCTTCGAACTGCTTGCGTGGTCTCCTTCAATCGCGCGGCTGCGCTTTGCTTCAGAAGGCCGCCGACTGCTGTCGCTCGAACTGCTCGCGCACCCGCGCCACGGTGTCGATCTCGTCGGCGCTCTTGTCGTCGCGGATGCGCACGACGCGGGCGAAGCGCAGCGCGTAGCCGCAGGGGTAGGTGGGGCTGGCCTGCACGTCGCTAAAGGCCACCTC
This genomic interval from Pseudomonadota bacterium contains the following:
- a CDS encoding MFS transporter; the encoded protein is MVLRHRDFRLLWFGQTVSQLGNQFNYIALAWMVLQATGSSIAMGGVYLAQVLPNALFGWVAGLAVDRFDRRRLMIACSLARGLLVAALPLAFSEGRMPMALVYGVTFAVSTLTLVFYASEKTVIPELVPEALLTEANAYAEMTSQISSLAGPVLAGLLIAVTPSPVYALWIDVVGFGVSALALSLLAWRPAARGPEADGGVLREAIEGLTFLRANRFILVVCLTATAVNLLVGPYSVIFPVLADRDLHAGSVGFGWLMGGLGGGMLLGSMAAQALTRLFSDAVIIYGGMLIVGLAFAGVGLAPTLVLASMAAAVAGFAVAPGNAVILTLVQRSTPPRLQGRVFATLFAVVNVAVPAGVAIVSAFIDRVGARPMLLGIGALTVCVAITAWLVLPPEPSLPDAASDTPSGNEANPSPISPA